Genomic window (Clarias gariepinus isolate MV-2021 ecotype Netherlands chromosome 4, CGAR_prim_01v2, whole genome shotgun sequence):
GCGGCCTTTCTAACACGGACGCCTTCCTCTCCTGCCTTTTGCTCTCACTTTTCCCTAAACTGAGGGTGGCCATCACCTGGCGCACTCTGAAAACAAAAAGCGGAACAAatcataattatattatattatattctgtgttcagtgtttttatttgaaatggaTTTAAATATGAtgcttccaccaccatgctttgcAGTAGGCAGCGTGTGATATTCTCAGGCTGTTGAGTTTCTGCGAACAGAAAAGCTTTACCCAATCTCTAAATTAAAGTACACTTACGGTCTCAACACACCAGAAAAACTTTTTTCAGACACCTTGGCATCCTTAATGCTCATTCGCCGGTGGTTATTGCTCGTACAGCTTCTCCTATCTGAGCTGTGGAGCTCCTACAGTGTTCCTCTTCACGTCATGGATGACTCCCGTCTCCTTTACTAGTGGGAGGTAACTAAGTACATTAACTTTGTACTTTCTGTGCTTAAGTACATGTGTCTGTACTTTACAcgagtagttttattagaggatactttttacttttactccactatgTACTGCTGCAAATATCTGTACTCCTACGTCACTATATATTTTGCACTGCGTTCATAACCACAGTGGTGTGTTGTATCTGAGGCAGGAATTTTTATGTGTAATTGTACACATTGCTTTTCCTAAaaccaagagagagagagagagacttttaatacttaagtaaatttaaaggCGAGCACTTTTACCCGAGTAAAATTTCCCCTAGGAATTTCCTCTTTCACTTTTTGTGTAGTTTGTTCACTTCATCATCTGTTCTAGAAGCTAATTCACAAACAGCTCATCACTGGACATAATCACTACATTATGTATGTAACCTGCATTGATCTCAtcacacatctgagcagttgagggttaatggTCCTGCACAGGGGAacaccagtggcaacttggtgatgcTGAGGTTTCACTTTACACTTAATGGATAAGAGGCTTCATTACAAATAAAtcactactgtacatgttttaagACCTATTATACAGAACCGTGCAAAAGTCCTGACCctcatcatttcttcatattaaataaaattagatgATGTAGATTGAATGGAAGAAATGAAGtgaacagatgttttactgtgacggACTGCGAAGTGTCTAATGTGAACTGGTTGTTTACATAACtcaacagcaacctcatttccccacTCGTCTGTTCTGTTCCAAACTTGtcttttatgcttgaatgatttataggtcactataataaacaaaaagcattcctctgaaactgctcaggtacagggactagagtgaaaatgagagacaaaaagtccctcaggaagtctggagaactattctgcaagactgcataaaaaaaaatacaagaaagtccggctcttatgaagaaatgagagggtcaagacttttgcacagtactgtactgtatatattatagatTTATACATGGGCAGTTCAAGTCGACCCAGGACTTGGGATAATTCTGGTGAAggtgtaaaagtgattgacatttacagaagacttcaagcacacagTATGGTGACGAGGCTGGGAGTCATTTCTACATGttctgggccattaaaggagttcctgggaggccagggcttcagacatgaagcaggcagtctaatCATGACTCCagtatactgagaaaactttctaccttgatggtgtccaagcactagtgaaacactaggagaagtgcattagtatatcaggggattatatagagaagtaaagggattttttactttcataactgtgttctgttattttgtccAACCAAAAGTCCCGTAGAACAGCCTTTAGTTGTCATAGCAGACAAGAAAAGCAACTTTGGCTtgatttgggatttttttttatatacaacatggtataatttatttttataatttagtcTTTGGTATTTACTTAGACCAAGCTCCATATTGGACATGGAGTGCAGAGGTTATGCCTTATTATATATCCTGTGTAGTGCGCTAGTACAGAAAGTAGGggtttttaattataaacattGCCTATATAGTGTCTAAAGACCTGTctaagcatacagtatgtaggtaTAGTTTGTGAGGGCCCTCTTGATCTTCTAAGGAATTCTTTTCCACCATTCAGGGCTTTTGGGGGTCTTAAAATTTTGCTGATCTGTGCTTCGAAAGGCGATGgggcagggtgcttgggcccgctcatcgttgtttgcaactatatttatcttttaaaatctttttttaaatcaatttttatAAAAACGTTTCTTACTGGATTACTGCATAATACTATGCACATGCTCTTGTTACAGAGTAAAGTCTGATAATACACTATATGTTGCACAGCTAAAAGAGGCTTAAACCCTTTTACCATTCATAAAAAATGGCTTGTTATTGAGTTTTTGTGTACTTCATGTTATGAAGATTTTTATATAACGTACAAAAAGAGGAAGTGATGACGCTGAACACTTGCACAAATGGTTGATGAAATAGTTTTTGGTGTAAAAGATACACAATACACTGTAACATGCATATATTAAATGTTCAGTACACGgagaatgattaaaaaataaagtgaaattgCACAATGAAGTCCTGCTTGCGGTGTCTTCAAAACCGTTTATAACAGACACGTTTCTGATTGCAAGTCTCCTCTCGTTTAGGTCCTTTTCTttgttcttctgtttttttttttttttttaatgatgtggcATAAGAAAGCTAAGTGCATCCTGTATTAATACTGGCTCCTGAGCTTGTTCCAATTTCACAAGCTGCCGTCTCCAAAACAAAAGgagtaatatattaatatatatataaagcttaTATATACGTATAAAAAACATGTCCTCAAGgtgtctttatacagtatgtacttatACATACAGCTCTCATACAAAGTGGGCTTCGCGGTTCTCAAAGTCCTGCATGTGTCTCGCTCTCAGTCTGGGGTAAACTGGTTTGGTCTGGATTTGGCTGACCTGGGGGTCTTGTGCAGGATCTTCATCCACAGAGACCTCCAGGCcgaactcctcctcctccgctccTTCCTGCACCTCGTCGTCGTCCTCGTCGTCTTCCTCGTCCTCGACGGTGATAATGTTCTGCACATCCTCTTTCGTTGTAGCACTTTCGACCTCTAACGTGTTTTCTGATAACGTCTCCTCTTGCGTTAACGTTTTGTCCACTAACGTTTGATCCAGGGTTAACGTTTTGTCCCGGCTCCCTGGCGGTTTGTAGAAAGTCCCCGGTGGAGGCTGAAGGGTGCGTGGCGGTCTGAAGGCGTTTTGGACACGGCTATAGTCGGCACCGTCTGTCTTGCTAGTGCTGATGCTACTGCTAGTGCTGTTACGCAGTAGTGTGGAGGGGGAAGAAACTGTAACGCGACTTATTTCCGCCTCTCCAGGGAGCTTGGCCACGATCATGGCTGTGCGAGGAGTGATGCCGTAGTGTTTGTATTGTTTGTCCCACGTCCTGCGCAGAGTGTTTGTATCTATATATGTGTTCCTGTAATGATTAGCAGCTCTGCCTTTGGGTTTTTCCTCTTCAGAAACCTCTTCGATGGCAGGGTCATGACCTTTCAGCACCGTGGGTTCCGAGGTGGAGTTGCGGGCGTTCAGGAGCCGCTCGGGAGGCATGCTCATGGGACGCGAGCTGGTTTTGGGACGTGGCCGAAGCTGCACTCGGGTGACGTGGTTCTGACGAACAAGTCGAGGCGAGTTCCGCACTTCGGGGGCGCTCGAGGAGAGCACGCCGTTCACGTTCTCCGGCTCGGCTAAAAGTAAACAAGCAGAAAGTGCACTTTTAGAGAAGAAGGAAGAATAAAGCCCATTATTCtcactttatacagtataagcaattTAGAGACGGATAAGTTTGGACATTTCGGGCACTGAAGAGGGTTCACATTAGTATTATTACCATCATTATAATGCCCGATAACACTCTACTGTACCACTCCATATGAGCAATAAGCACAAGAAGTATCACTACATAAAATACTGCTTTGTACTGGATACTTCGTGCACTACACAGGACGCTGGTTAAGCTGTTAGCCCTGTTCTAGTTAAATCACCAAAGCGATATCACTATTAATACTGACCTGGAGCGAAATCTGTCACATCAGGCATTGCTTTCACCTCCTTCACTTCCTCCAGCAGGTGTGTAGAGGGAATCACAGACGAGTGCCTTTTATAGGCCTTAGCGCTGTGGTGCTGCTGAAATCAAAACACAATGGAGTCTGTCAGGCCCGCTAACATGCGAGcgtaacacaaaaacacacaagatATGCAGATTGTATGTTTAACACAGGCATGGCCTCAGTGTTAGTTAGTCTTAATTAAgcaggtgtggcttctgtgtcttaaaatcGATGTTGGAGGCGTGGTATGCTAGTcttaatgaaggaggcgtggcctcagtGTTTCTTAGTCCAAAGGAAGGGGGCGTGGCATTGGGGTTCGCTGGTCCAAGTGAAGGAGGTTTGGACTTTATTAAGTCTTAATGTAGTAGGAGTGGCCTCAGCGCTTATTAGTCCTAATGAAGGAGGCATGGCCTTAGTGAGTTGTCAGTcttaataaaggaggtgtggcttctgtgcaTCAGTTCTTGTAAAGAAGGTGAGGCGTGGTCTCAGTGTTTCTTAGTCCaaataaaggaggcgtggcctcagtTTGTTAGTCTTaatgaagaaggcgtggccttaGGGCTTGTTAGTCTAAccaaaggaggcgtggcctttgtgtctTTTAGTCTTaatgaagaaggtgtggccttaGGGCTTGTTAGTCcaaatgaaggaggtgtggccttagTGTGTGTCGGTCTttgtgaaggaggcgtggcctcaaTGTGTGAATCTTTGTAAAGGAGGTGTGTCCTCAGTATGTGTTAGTTCTAACAAAGGAGGTGCGGCTTGTTTTTTGAAATGATAAAATGCACTTGCTCTAGTAATTAAAATCCACGCACCTCTTTAATGTCCAGCAGGGATCTGGAGTGGCGGTTCAGGCGCTGCTCCTTTTCCTGAGGCGTGAAGCGGGATTTGATAGGCAGAGGCGAGTTCCCGTCCACGGGGCTGAGCGGGGAATCGAAGATTAACTCGTAATGTCTGATGAGCAGTTCTACCATCAGCGCCTGGTACGGATAATCCACCAGCGACGAGAGCGACACCTCGGCGTCCGTCTGCCGCGGCTTGATCAGCGTCGGGCCGAAGATGATGCCGAGGTTACTGGCGGTCATCTTGTTCTCATCTGCTTTCTCTGTTACTCTGGACAACACGAGGTGAAGGTGTAAATGAGCGATCGATAATAAAAGTGAGGAACGTGTCAGTGCATTAGACTTGAGATGTGCACACTCACCTGTGCAGGTGCTGCATCAGGAACTGCAGGGTTTTGTGATGTGTAGACGGCAGCTGTCTCAGGAGGTCCTTTATTTTGAAGAGAACGCGTTTGAGATCCATGCTGATCTGCCGAGGATCCGAGGAGGAACCGCTGCGAGATGCCTCCACCTCCTCCATGATGATGCTCTGACTCTCTTTCGCCAGACCGATGAAGTCATTATAGTAACGGAAGAGGATGAGAGGCTCGGGAAGCtgacagagggaaaaaaaacgccgatatttttccttctttcttttttttatacatcattATAGAATCACAAgcaaaaaatgattttatctCGGGTTTTTTGTAAGATGTGGAGGTTTACCTGGCGCAGGTAGAGTTTGAGCACATTGCTGATGTCGTGAGGGTACAGATCTGACAGCTCCACCAAATCTTTGCCGTTCTCGAAAGCCTGGCACAGCTTCTCGACACGTGACTTGGCTCCGTTCACCCTGTAAATTCCCTAGAAACACAAACGCGCATCGTGACAATCGAGACGTGTCCTGTGCGTGTTTCTTCCGCGTAAAAGCATCAAGTTGAAAAGATGAGTGTACCTTAATACCCAAAGCCCTGTTCTCGATCTCTGAAGTACACTTCTTGATGATGAAAGGGATTCCATCGGGGCTATTTCTGGCCGCCTGGGCGAAGTCCACAGCAAACAAGTGCAGCTTCCCCTGCAGCTTCTTATGACCGCACTGGATGGCCAACGTCTCTAAACACTTCTTATGGCAGGCCAGAGAgcactgagtgagtgagagacagGATTCCAGATTAAATACTGAACATGAAGACACGGTGGGAACCCTGATAGAAGCTGAATCTGGTATACAGACGCGCTCACCTCCTCGCACTCTGCGCCGTGAAACACCACCAGACTGTCGCATTCCCTGCACTTAGACGGAGCTCGCAGTTTCCGCAGCTTGTGGGTCTGCGCCGCCTTCGACATCTGCGTGTTCCGGAAAGGTCCGGGGGAGCTCGCCGTCTCCGTCACCATCTCGCTCAAAcctacacgcacacatacagcaAGATAAATAAAACTGGAGTCCTTCTCAGTGCCGGCGCCAGACATATGCTAAAAAGGCACGAAAAAATGACAGGCATGTCAGCAGACCGTCCACATACTTAgcattttattaacattacaTTCTCGACATTctgttgctttatttaaaactgaGCGGGCGTTAAACACACGCCTTGGGGGGATCGCAGATGTGCCCTGTGGCAGAgctttcaagtaaaaaaaataaaaagaaaagaaaaaaaagtaaacaatacataaaaaagggccaattagtgtatattttatatatatatatatatatatatatatatatatatataaaatatatgataatttccatttttaaaccccgatattttattttgattttacttttttatttgtacatttcagtttcatttcaAAGATGCTGTatattacccataatgcactgcagGGACTAAAAAACACTACATGTAGAAGCAATTATTTACAGcaaagtgtatatatttttatgtaaagctGTGAATATAATGCATCCGTCACTAATTACttttcacaaaatgttttttttattcaccaaAAATCTCAAATATCTAGTGGTCACacattcatatttataatacttcttttttttatttataacccGAGTATagaaaaacatcattttttattctttaaaaaaaatttttccatTAGGttgtttacaaaaatatttattttaagactaGCAGCACATTGAAAGAAATGCCCAACCTCTAACATTTAAAGACTAGatgtttatcatttaaaaaaaaaaaaaaaaggctaaacaaTAAATAGAATACTaaggtgaaaataaaatataaaaacaaatacatttgtaaAATCAACTAAGATAAAGACTATCattttggtgtgtttgtgtacgtgtgtgtgtgtgtgtgtgtgattgtttatTATCCATCTTGAAGAAAGTGTGTTACCGTTATCAGAAGGCGAAGGCGGCTCTCTCTCGTCCAGGTCGTCTGCTGAAGACATTGTCCCAGTGGACGGTGTCCTAGGAAGCCTCCTTTTAAAATCCCCTAAAACAGGACAGAGAAGTGCAGCGATGAGCTTCATGACGTCCACGCTGTCCATGCAGTGTAGCTCCCTGCTCTCTCCGAGCCGTCCTGCTTTCAGCTCCGGCTCTCCGGACTACTCTCACTCTCACCTGATCTGATCAGACCTGAAGTGTGATCTCCCAGCCCTCTGCCCTTAACACCTGACTGAGAAGTGTGTACATGTCAGACCTCATGACCCGCGGCCTGAGCCGAGTCCCGCCCGAAACTCGTTCACACCTCCGGTCACTGATCAGTCTCAGACCGGGTGCTCCCTAACACTGTTAATGAGCGCTgggatatacacacacactcacacacactgctcatgAACCAGTTTATATAGGAGATTAATGTATCTCAATTACTCGATGTTTAACACCTACAGCgaagattatataaagaaatagtgataataaaaaaataatatgacaATGCAGGTGCAGTTGAGTGGGCGGAGCATGTTGAGATAAGGGGAATGGtgaatttgcatattcatgacttCTTGATATAGTGGCGATACTTTTGACCTTATTTTGtggaattaattaataacttatataaaataagttCACTTTTAGAACAGCAATGCTTTAAATCCTGCATTTATAGCTCATTATAACATCTCATATGAGGCACAATAACTTGTCATTTCTATAGGAATAGTCTTCATAGTTACGTCAATTTATAAAATCCGTTACAATATCAGTGCAAAACAATGGTAAagttataatgcattataacacATGGTTGTTTTTACATATGCACTGCTagttattatacattataacaTACACCATGACTTTCTCTCAATGTAATCAAGTGTTTATAAacatatgtgacaaataacaaaacattaTATACACTAAAGTATACGATACACCATGACTTTCCCTCAATGTAATCAAGTGTTTATAAacatatgtgacaaataacaaaacattaTATACACTAAAGTATACGATACCTTATACAGTAGTACCTAAATTTCTAATCTTAGAGAAGTTTAGAGAATGGATTACATACAGGCATAACATATTTCTCCAGCTAGTTATAATGCATCATAATACATCCCAATACATTTGTCTTGCTATTTATAGTGCATTATAAAACAGGCCCTGCTACATTATCTTTCCAGCTggttataatgcattataatacACTTCAGCTACATTATGTCTCATGCtgattataatgcattataatacAGGTCCTGCCATATTATCTTTCCTGATAGTTATAATGCATTACAACACACCTCAGCTGCTTTATCTCTCATGCTAGTTATAAtgcataataatacattatctCTACTGATTAGTTATAATTCATTATAACACGCCTCAGCCACTCTTATCTCTGCTGCTAGTTATAATTCATTATAACACACCTCAGTCACATTATCTCTCCTGCTTGTTATGATTCACACCTTAGCTATATAATCTCTCCTGATagttataatgcattataatgtATGTTCACCTATATTACATATCTCTCTTGCTAgtaataatgcattataatacAGGCCCTGCTATATTGTCTCTCCTGATAGTTCTAATGTGTTACATGTCACCTCAGCTACATCTCTCATGATagttataatgcattataatacACCTCGGCTATGTTATCTCTCCAGCTAGTTATAACATATTATGACGTCGTCTCTGCTATATTATCACTTCTATTGGATATAATCGATTAAAATGCAGGGTCTCCTAGTTAATCTCAATTGCttgttataatgcattataacatAGTTCCTATATTATTTTACTGCTTGTTATCATGCATTATCACACATAGTgtgacacacatactgtatactgaaaTCCAGGCTCATCTTGTAGAATATCTATTAGTggttataatgcattataaaacAGACTGTGCTATACTATCTCTACTGCtacattctttattattattcatcatAACATAGATTTTGGTCGACCATGTACAGAGAGCTCTAATCAACATTATATCCTATTTATTGTATGGAAATGAGTTTGATTTAGACTGGACAGAGATGACATtatcatgacaaaaaaaaaaatacctcatttgcatattcataTTCAACTGGACTTTTTAAATGGTGGAATTTAtagacatgtttttttgtgtcatcCATCATTTCCATGAATTTATTACAACCAAATGACTACAGCAGGCACACAGTCGTGTCAGTGTGACTTTCTGAGCGCAGCTACAGGCGAGGGCGTGAACTGCTCAGGGCATTGTGGGAAAAGAATGCGGAAGAGGCCGTCACTTATCTGTTTATCATCAACAGGCTGTGATGGAAGTGTCATCACTCTGAGTGAAGGTTTCCTGAGGTGATTAGCGTGAGGCATTGTGAGTGCAGAAGATTAAAGTCTTTACAGCTTTAGAAGTgcgtatgcatgtgtgtatatgtctgtacatgtgtgtgtgtgtgtgtgtctgtgtgcactcAGGTTACCTGGACTAGCAGTAGGTGAGTCCATCGATCGAGACTCGCTGCTGCCCCCGGCGCTCTCTGAGTCGCTGCACATGCCACCTCCCTGCCCCGCCGTAGTCCAGGGTTTAAAGGGAACCTGGATCCGAAGAGCTGTGAAGcaaacacacccacccacacacacacacacacacagaggaaatgAACCCAGCTGTATAAAATActtcagcaaataaaaaaaccctcttcACTCTCATCAAGTGGCGTGTGTTCTGCTTTGAGTAAATGCAGGAATGCACAAGGTGCTCAAAAACCTGatactcatctcacacacacacacacacacacactgtttatttcCCCCATTAACATGTTGAATACACACTTCAAAAACATGGTAATTATCAGAGTTAATCACTTCGGGGTGACGCTACACATCTTCACATAGTTATTAATCTTCCACTGCTGATAACGAGCGCGGCCATTAAGCCGGGATTAAACCCGTCAACTGAGACGTGAGCTCTGAAAGACCGACGGGAGGCAGGAGGAAACGCTCCGGAGGTGATGTGACCCAGAACATTTCTGGATTACCCGCTTTAGTCTgctgagagagacagatcttAAAATAAAGATTCTGTTTAGAAAAAGACAAGAAACTGGCAGCGCTGTTTAATCAGTCGAGCTGAAGCAGAACAGAAACAGCGCTTCCTCTTTCACAGGAAATATTTCAACACTATATACGttataaatatgttttcatATCCAGCAGAAGGAAAACCCCTTATGTGTAGGTAAAGTTtggttattgttttgtttttcatctcTTGCTTTAAAAAGGGAATTTAGCTGGAAATTCCTACATCGGTGTGATGTCTAAAAgagggaggggaggggggggggggtggagcaAACACAATCGGGGAAGTTTTTTTATatcaaccttttttttgcaattgtatttgtaattgtaatttctTTCCCAAAAAcctatattatatacagtggtgtgaaaaactatttgcccccttcctgatttcttattcttttgcatgtttgtcacatttaaatgtttctgctcatcaaaaaccgttaactattagtcaaagataacataactgaacacaaaatgcagtttttaaatgaaggtttacgttattaagggagaaaaaaactccaaatctacatggccctgtgtgaaaaagtgattgccccccttgttaaaaaataacttaactgtggtttatcacacctgagttcaatttctgtagtcacccccaggcctgattactgccacacctgtttcaatcaagaaatcacttaaataggagctacctgacacagagaagtagaccaaaagcacctcaaaagctagacatcatgccaagatccaaagaaattcaggaacaaatgagaacaaaagtaattgagatctatcagtctggtaaaggttataaagccatttctaaagctttgggactccagcgaaccacagtgagagccatcatccacaaatggcaaaaacatggaacagtggtgaacctttccaggagtggacggccgaccaaaattaccccaagagcgcagagacaactcatccgagaggccacaaaagaccccagaacaacatctaaagaactgcaggcctcacttgcctcaattaaggtcagtgttcacgactccaccataagaaagagactgggcaaaaacggccttaaaaaggcagttcatgctagaaaaccctcaaataaagctgaattacaacaattctgcaaagatgagtgggccaaaattcctccagagcgctgtaaaagactcgttgcaagttatcgcaaacgcttgattgcagttattgctgctaagggtggcccaaccagttattaggttcagggggcaattagtttttcacacagggccatgtaggtttggatttttttttctccctaaataataaaaaccatcatttaaaaactgcattttgtgtttacttgtgttatctttgactaatagttaaatgtgtttgatgatcagaaacattttgtgtgacaaacatgcaaaagaataagaaatcaggaagggggcaaatagttttttacaccaccgTATATTTTGTTACAACTTGCTCATTTGTTATAGAATCAGtcaatttataaaatcacgatACTTACAGAACCGCAATACAAACTGAATCATCACACAGATATTGTGATAATATGGGATTGGACGGCCCCTGGTGACTCCCATCACTAACGTATGGTGCTagttataatgcattataacacCTGTACATTATAACTAGGGCTATAGCATTTAAACTGCGAGGTTAGTTACACATGGTCTGTTATAATATCTGAATTTCTAGATATAATGTATTACAACATATAGCCTATGCTAAGCTAgttataatgcattattaagACATGCTCCATTATACTATATGTAATTTTAGTTGGAATGCATTATAACGCAGACTCCGCTAAAGCATCCATCCTGCTAGTTATAATGCATTAGAACACATGCACTGCTACACTATTTGTATTACtaattataatgcattatactATACATGAACATGTACTAAAGGCTAGGCTGTGTTATAGCATATATCCTGCAAATTATAACGAGTTATACCCTTCTCCGCTAAACTATGCGTGTTACTAATTACAACACATGCTCGGCTATATTATCTATGCATTATAATATAAGCTGTGCTACAGAATCCATTCTGCTAGTTATAATACATTATGCAATACTGTATGAACTATATGAACTGTATTACTAGTTATACAGTAATACATGCtgcaatactgtacatgtcatttAGAAGACATTGTAACACATGGTGTGTTAGAGCATCCATCCTGCTagttataatgcattataacacCAGCTTCAGGCTAGCCTGTACTATAACATCTATCCAGCTTGTTATATTACATTAGAACACATTCTCTGCTATAATAATACAActatttgtataattatttataatgcattaaAGCACATGTTCTCCCATTAATATTACTAGTTATTATGCATTGTAGCACATGGTCTGCTTTACGAGCAGAACTAGTTACAATGCATTATGAGACATGCTCTGCTATAGCAACCATCTAGTTTGTTATAATGAATTATACCACAGACTCTGCTACACTATCCACCTTAATGAGTTATGATATGCGCTATGCTATAATATCCTAGTTGTAATGGATTGTAACACTTCCTGTACTATAGCATTTATAATATTCTAGCTACTAGTTATTAGGCATTATATAACATCCATG
Coding sequences:
- the arhgap29a gene encoding rho GTPase-activating protein 29, which gives rise to MFSSGMLQQSSLGNKRSNMGITRLSSSHFFPPGSESSSRASISGLIKSDSLSSISSDPEYIMQLVNDVRKFADVLLRLKEAFNFKERQDSLHQVVHERLGELLRVLKCVIAKHPTLNSVDILTAAGTLIAKVKGVNFKEVNEDNKRELLREIYSSIDTLAFTFGNVVSDFLMGDVENGSSLRLAPTRRSRSSENLSVDLGGDGAEKNDPPGPASPLRVLELDDVLRRSESGVESALLYAKAWSKYTKELLNWVEKRLSMDVECAKSLAKMAESAKTLASQQDHMPFRDIYISAFKNDIDYSQVLLHTASALQANKFMQPLLARKNELDKLRKEMKEQWQREQKKVHEAESALKKARLLKDQRQDEYERARSSTSRAEEDQLGTGGKQLEKRRRLEDEALQKAEEAREHYRHCITDVSVKKLDLANAKSDILAQIRALVFQCDLTLKAVTVNWFQMQQAQAMSLPVNNQTLCESAKLYEPGQRYTEFVKSLGPDRNRVESFADHVTGSQGAGSPLTKRSLSTSMSSQMSIVSGDCLSSDEVDALAQGRTGKIAERRSHSSTDIHALRIQVPFKPWTTAGQGGGMCSDSESAGGSSESRSMDSPTASPGDFKRRLPRTPSTGTMSSADDLDEREPPSPSDNGLSEMVTETASSPGPFRNTQMSKAAQTHKLRKLRAPSKCRECDSLVVFHGAECEECSLACHKKCLETLAIQCGHKKLQGKLHLFAVDFAQAARNSPDGIPFIIKKCTSEIENRALGIKGIYRVNGAKSRVEKLCQAFENGKDLVELSDLYPHDISNVLKLYLRQLPEPLILFRYYNDFIGLAKESQSIIMEEVEASRSGSSSDPRQISMDLKRVLFKIKDLLRQLPSTHHKTLQFLMQHLHRVTEKADENKMTASNLGIIFGPTLIKPRQTDAEVSLSSLVDYPYQALMVELLIRHYELIFDSPLSPVDGNSPLPIKSRFTPQEKEQRLNRHSRSLLDIKEQHHSAKAYKRHSSVIPSTHLLEEVKEVKAMPDVTDFAPAEPENVNGVLSSSAPEVRNSPRLVRQNHVTRVQLRPRPKTSSRPMSMPPERLLNARNSTSEPTVLKGHDPAIEEVSEEEKPKGRAANHYRNTYIDTNTLRRTWDKQYKHYGITPRTAMIVAKLPGEAEISRVTVSSPSTLLRNSTSSSISTSKTDGADYSRVQNAFRPPRTLQPPPGTFYKPPGSRDKTLTLDQTLVDKTLTQEETLSENTLEVESATTKEDVQNIITVEDEEDDEDDDEVQEGAEEEEFGLEVSVDEDPAQDPQVSQIQTKPVYPRLRARHMQDFENREAHFV